The following is a genomic window from Niabella soli DSM 19437.
GCCTATCCGTTTACGGACCCGGGTGATATGAGAAACCCGATGCTGTGGGCAAAACCCTACAAGAACCGGACGCTTGCCAATACTATATTGCTGAACAATGCCTTTACTTTTAAATTAACAAAAGAGCTTTCCTTTGTATCCAGGATCGGACTGGAATATGAAAATTCCATCAACGACCAGTTTTCGCCCATTATATATCCTAATGACCGTGGAGGCGCTTCTAACAGTAATACCTATTGGAACTCTGTTTTGAATGAAGAGGTGCTGACGTATGAAAAATTATTTTCCGGCGGGCATAAATTAACGGCCACCGGCGGGTTTACCTATCAAACCTATATGACCCGGAACGCAGGGATCTCGGTTTCCGGTTTTACCAATAATAACACGGAGAATTATAACCTGGGGTCAGCAGAAACGATCAACCCGCCTTCTTCCGATATCTCTCAATGGAGCCTGGTTTCGGGTTTGGGAAGAGTGAATTATTCCTTTTTAGACCGTTATTTTTTAACAGCGAGTATTCGCTCCGATGGATCTTCCCGGTTTGGGAAAGATAATAAATGGGGCGTGTTCCCTTCCGGTGCATTGGCGTGGAGAATCTCGGAAGAACGGTTCATAAAGGATCAGCTCCCCTTTATAAATAACTTGAAGTTAAGGGCCAGCTATGGTGTTACCGGTAACACCGCGCTTTCTCCCTACCAGTCGCTGGACCGGCTGTCCCCTGTAAAATATATTTATAGCGGCAATACAGAAAGTGTGGGGTATGCACCATCCGGTATCTCTAACAGCCAGTTGAAATGGGAAACCAGTAATGAGCTGGATCTGGGGCTGGACCTGGGAGTATTCAATAACCGACTGGGTGTTACCTTCGACTATTATAAGAAAAATACCAAAGACCTTTTAGCGTCGGTGCCGCTCCCTCCGTCTTCGGGTTTTGGCTTCATCCTTCAGAATTTGGGTGAGATCGAGAACCAGGGGCTTGAGTTCAGCGTAAATGCCGATGTGCTTACCGGTGGATTCAAGTGGAACGCAGCCGCGCAGGTATCAACAAACCGGAACAAAGTACTGAAGATCGCGGGAGGAAGTGATATTGTTACAGCAGGACAAACCTCAGGATTGCCCGGTTATAACTTAGCAAGGGTAGGACAGCCACTCGGCGTATTTTATGGCTATCTCGAAGATGGCCTGGATGATAAGGGAATGATCAAGTTTGTAGATGTAAATAAGGATAATGCCATTACCCCGCTGGATCGCGTGATCCTGGGAACGCCCTATCCAAAATTTGAGTACGGATTTAATTCCAATTTTTCCTATAAAGATGTTAGCCTCACCGTGTTTTTACAAGGGGTAAAGGGGAATGACATCTTCTTTGCTACTGCGTTTACAAACCTGAACTCATTTCAGCGTACCCAGAATCAATTTGCCGACCTGTTTGGTAATTACTGGACGGCTGATAATCCTAACCCGAACGCGAAATATCCTAAGCTGAGCTCGTTAACCCAAATGCGCCCGTCGAACCGGTTTATTGAGGATGGCAGTTATCTGCGGGTGAAATCGGTACAGTTATCCTATAGCCTGCCCGTTAAAAGGATGAAGTTGGGTTGGTTAAATTATGCCAGCATTTATGTAAAGGCAACCAACCTGTTTACGTTTACCAAATATCCGGGTCTTGATCCGGAGGTAAACACCAGGGGCAGCGACTCTCAATCAATAGAAGACCGCTTGTTCATAGGTACGGACGAAAGCGGGTATCCTAATGCCCGTGTTTTTGGAGCAGGGATCGAACTTCGGTTTTAACGAAGCATGGTATTGTTGTTAGGGTGCAGATGATCATTGCAAAATTCCATGTGGCTGAAATCAATAAAAAATACTCACATGAAAAAATTATTTATATATATTGGATTTATTGCTTTATTGGCTGGTTGTCAAAAGCAATTAACGGAAGTTCCCAAAAGTTTTATTTCAAAGGCAAACTATTATAAAAATGCCTCTGACGCGCAAACCGCCATTACAGGTGCTTACGCCGCCCTGGCAGATAATTATGGGATTAATTACTGGTTGTTTTTGGTGAATCATGCTGATTACGAAGAGGGGCGCGGTTCCCAGGCGCCCATATCGGTGTTCAGCCAGATCCTGGATGTTGCCAACATCGGTCGTGCCGGCGATGTGTGGTCTACTTTTTATCGTACCATCAACCGGGCCAATTCTATTCTGGAAAATGTTCCCGGTATTACTATGGACGACGCCGTAAAAAACAGGATCCTGGCGGAGGCGCATTTTTTAAGAGCGCAAGCCTATTTTAACCTGGTGCGGGGATTTGGCCCCGTTCCTTTAAAAATAAAGGAAAGCGTGGATGTGAGCCAGATCAATGCGCCGCGGTCATCTGAGAATGATGTATACGCGCTTATCATTGACGATGCAACGGCTGCCGTAAACGGACTGCCGGCCGCTGTAGGTGCAGAAACAGGCAAGGCGTCAAAATGGGCGGCAAAAATGCTGCTGGCCAATGTATACCTTACCAGGGAAAAATGGGCGGAGGCTGCAAAAGAAGCGGATGATATTATCAAGAGCGGCGTTTATACCCTGGTAGGGGTGCAAAAGCCTGATGATTTCTATAAGATCTTTGCGGCAGTAACCAGTTCGGAGGATGTGTTATCCATTCATCATTCAGACTCTCGGCAATCCACGCTGCCCAGTTACCTGCACCGCCCCAATACCCCGCCTTATAATTACAGCAGCGGGGGTGTTTATGCCTGGCTCCCGAACATGAAATCCTTTCTTGCTACCTGGGATGATAAGGATCTCCGGAAAAACTTTAACCTGTACCGGAAGTATCTTGGCCCAACAGGCGACTCTGTTGCGCTTCCTTCGGCAACGCCGGTGCTGTTCAAAAAATTTATTACCGGTACTTCCGGCCTGGCCACATTCAGTGATCCCATTTATCGTTATGCAGAAGCCTTCCTGATTTTTGCGGAAGCGGATTGTATGGCTAATGGCGGACCTACCCCGTTGGGATTGGAACGCCTGAACTGGATCCGCAGAAGAGGCTATGGATACACGCCATCGGCTCCATCGCCTATTGATTTTACCGCCGGCATGAACCAGGAACAGTTCCGGGATACGGTTTTAAAAGAGCGGGCACTGGAATTTATTGTTGAGGGAAAACGCTGGCACGATCTGAAGAGAACCGGAACGGTAAAGAAAGCAATGGGCTTAGTGGGGCGTACGGTTATTGATGCCCGGTTGTTGTGGCCAATTCCCCAGGAGGAAATTGAAAATAACGACGCTATTTCCCAGGCGGACCAGAACCCCGGATATTAATCCCGTGCAACCGGCTGCGTGCTTCTACGTGAATTATTCAATAATAAAATGCTTAAGCAATGAAGAATAAAACGATCGGACTTTTGATTTTAATGATGGGGTATTTTTTTACAGGGTATGCCCATAACGGCCAGGAGGGAGATCCCCCGCCGTATACGGTAGATATATGTGTATATGGGGGAACGGCGGCAGGTGTGATTGCGGCGTATACTGCCGCCCGCTGCGGCAATACTGTTCTGTTGATTGAACCCGGGAACTGGATTGGCGGATTAACGACCGGCGGACTTGGGCAAACCGATGCCGGTATAAAAGATGCGATCACCGGATTCTCCCGGCAATTTTACCAGAGGGTGGGTAAACAATACGGGCAAACGGGGGAGCAATGGACATTTGAGCCCAGCGTTGCCTCAGGTATAATGAGTGATTTTTTAAGAGAAGGAAATATTAAAGTATTGATGCAAACACAGGTGACGGCGCTTACAAAACAAGGCGCTTCCATAACAGAAGCCCGGTTTTTACAGCCGGGGAAGTCGAAGAGCCAGCAGGTGGTGGTGCGGTCGAAACAATTTATCGATTGTACGTATGAGGGCGATCTGATGGCTAAAGCCGGTGTTTCTTACTTCAT
Proteins encoded in this region:
- a CDS encoding RagB/SusD family nutrient uptake outer membrane protein — its product is MKKLFIYIGFIALLAGCQKQLTEVPKSFISKANYYKNASDAQTAITGAYAALADNYGINYWLFLVNHADYEEGRGSQAPISVFSQILDVANIGRAGDVWSTFYRTINRANSILENVPGITMDDAVKNRILAEAHFLRAQAYFNLVRGFGPVPLKIKESVDVSQINAPRSSENDVYALIIDDATAAVNGLPAAVGAETGKASKWAAKMLLANVYLTREKWAEAAKEADDIIKSGVYTLVGVQKPDDFYKIFAAVTSSEDVLSIHHSDSRQSTLPSYLHRPNTPPYNYSSGGVYAWLPNMKSFLATWDDKDLRKNFNLYRKYLGPTGDSVALPSATPVLFKKFITGTSGLATFSDPIYRYAEAFLIFAEADCMANGGPTPLGLERLNWIRRRGYGYTPSAPSPIDFTAGMNQEQFRDTVLKERALEFIVEGKRWHDLKRTGTVKKAMGLVGRTVIDARLLWPIPQEEIENNDAISQADQNPGY
- a CDS encoding SusC/RagA family TonB-linked outer membrane protein; translation: MKKNDCPAKGGLGLLCAKFFLIMNGSILLILLSSLQVFALEGRSQQKIDLDLKGKTIVSVIKYIENRYQYRFFYNDNEELNSRKVDIYARKATIDDVMDNLLQHSTLSYKKMNSGMVVIVGHPSELVSLSVMGMVTDETGMPLSGVNIVEKGTTNGTTTGEDGSFSIKVANDDAILIVSIVGYTSREISVKDKDIKSIALQKEVNKLEEVVVVGYGTQRKKDLTGSVAQVSNKDLQAVPVYNVGEALQGRASGVSVAHNSGAPGSRVQVRVRGGNSMIGSNDPLYVVDGFPIAGGINFLNPADIESIDILKDASATAIYGARGANGVVMVSTKRGKGGARNEIGVNSYYGVQQTAKRFDMLDATHYAIVVNEFLKNDGKAPYFNLGDIQGPGTNWQDAIFRDAPVQNHTLSFSGLNDRTNYSMSGNYYQQDGIIINSGVKKGSFRLNLDHEIKSWLKIAVNLNLSRREQFTVPVDNGRRGNNMFSGALSAPPTSPVYDDNGLPVRIGEAYPFTDPGDMRNPMLWAKPYKNRTLANTILLNNAFTFKLTKELSFVSRIGLEYENSINDQFSPIIYPNDRGGASNSNTYWNSVLNEEVLTYEKLFSGGHKLTATGGFTYQTYMTRNAGISVSGFTNNNTENYNLGSAETINPPSSDISQWSLVSGLGRVNYSFLDRYFLTASIRSDGSSRFGKDNKWGVFPSGALAWRISEERFIKDQLPFINNLKLRASYGVTGNTALSPYQSLDRLSPVKYIYSGNTESVGYAPSGISNSQLKWETSNELDLGLDLGVFNNRLGVTFDYYKKNTKDLLASVPLPPSSGFGFILQNLGEIENQGLEFSVNADVLTGGFKWNAAAQVSTNRNKVLKIAGGSDIVTAGQTSGLPGYNLARVGQPLGVFYGYLEDGLDDKGMIKFVDVNKDNAITPLDRVILGTPYPKFEYGFNSNFSYKDVSLTVFLQGVKGNDIFFATAFTNLNSFQRTQNQFADLFGNYWTADNPNPNAKYPKLSSLTQMRPSNRFIEDGSYLRVKSVQLSYSLPVKRMKLGWLNYASIYVKATNLFTFTKYPGLDPEVNTRGSDSQSIEDRLFIGTDESGYPNARVFGAGIELRF